A single genomic interval of Bradyrhizobium japonicum USDA 6 harbors:
- a CDS encoding DUF1476 domain-containing protein: MTTFDKREQGFEAKFAHDEEFMFKATARSNKLLGLWAAGQLGLSGDAAASYATALVTDNLESQTDDVVAKVSGDLAAKGVAREQVAQKLQECLHQALAQLEADK, translated from the coding sequence ATGACCACGTTCGACAAGCGCGAGCAGGGCTTTGAGGCCAAATTCGCCCACGACGAGGAATTCATGTTCAAGGCCACGGCCCGGTCCAACAAGCTGCTCGGGCTCTGGGCCGCAGGCCAGCTCGGGCTCAGCGGCGATGCCGCGGCAAGTTACGCAACGGCGCTGGTGACGGACAATCTGGAGAGCCAGACCGACGATGTCGTGGCCAAGGTGTCTGGCGATCTTGCCGCCAAGGGCGTCGCGCGCGAACAGGTCGCGCAGAAGCTTCAGGAGTGCCTGCACCAGGCGCTCGCGCAACTCGAAGCAGACAAGTAG
- a CDS encoding DJ-1/PfpI family protein: MKIGIPVYDGVDMLDVAGPFEMFDWADFDVEIVAAKPGMKRFRNRGFPFEVAKSFAECTQYDAVWIPGGDPDALTEIINDPHRTYVQFLTRQAAGAKYMCSVCEGAMLFAASGLLDDHWATTHWAFLECFPTLFPKVKVADGHPRFVLDRNRLTGGGISAGLDEALMLITLLGGTELAREVQQNTQYYPEPPVRSAIPAAPQCPLTGVKPPGATQ, from the coding sequence ATGAAGATCGGCATCCCCGTCTACGACGGCGTCGACATGCTCGACGTCGCCGGTCCCTTCGAAATGTTCGACTGGGCCGACTTCGACGTCGAGATCGTTGCGGCAAAGCCGGGAATGAAACGGTTTCGCAACCGGGGATTTCCGTTCGAGGTCGCAAAATCCTTCGCGGAATGCACCCAGTATGATGCCGTCTGGATTCCCGGTGGCGATCCAGACGCGCTCACCGAGATCATCAACGATCCGCACCGGACCTACGTCCAGTTTCTGACCAGGCAGGCCGCCGGGGCGAAGTACATGTGCTCGGTCTGCGAGGGAGCGATGCTGTTCGCGGCATCGGGTCTTCTCGACGACCACTGGGCGACGACGCACTGGGCTTTCCTGGAATGCTTCCCGACGCTGTTCCCGAAGGTGAAGGTTGCCGACGGACATCCGCGTTTCGTGCTGGATCGCAATCGCCTGACCGGAGGCGGAATATCCGCGGGCCTCGACGAGGCGCTGATGTTGATCACGCTGCTCGGAGGCACGGAGCTGGCGCGTGAGGTCCAGCAAAACACCCAATACTATCCGGAGCCGCCCGTCCGCAGCGCGATTCCCGCAGCACCGCAGTGCCCTCTTACAGGCGTCAAGCCGCCGGGAGCGACGCAATAG
- a CDS encoding TIGR00645 family protein — MSVEPAPKTGPRPPSPRLGALPMIIFGSRWLQLPLYLGLIVAQCVYIVLFLKELWHLSWHAIDLTEQQIMMSVLALIDVVMISNLLVMVIVGGYETFVSRLDLQGHPDEPEWLGHVNASVLKIKLAMAIIGISSIALLRTFIEAGNLGSNRAGFTETGVMWQVLIHLTFIVSALGIAFVDKLSDSGMRRHAE, encoded by the coding sequence ATGTCGGTTGAGCCTGCACCCAAGACCGGACCCCGCCCGCCGTCGCCGCGTTTGGGCGCGCTCCCGATGATCATCTTCGGCTCGCGCTGGCTGCAACTGCCGCTCTATCTCGGACTGATCGTGGCGCAATGCGTCTACATCGTGCTGTTCCTCAAGGAGCTCTGGCATCTCTCCTGGCACGCGATCGACCTCACCGAGCAGCAGATCATGATGAGCGTGCTGGCGCTCATCGACGTCGTGATGATCTCCAACCTGCTCGTGATGGTCATCGTCGGCGGCTACGAAACCTTCGTTTCGCGGCTCGACCTCCAGGGCCATCCCGACGAGCCGGAATGGCTCGGCCACGTCAATGCGAGCGTGCTCAAGATCAAGCTCGCCATGGCCATCATCGGCATCTCCTCGATCGCGCTGCTGCGGACCTTCATCGAGGCGGGCAATCTCGGCTCGAACCGCGCCGGCTTTACCGAGACTGGCGTGATGTGGCAGGTGCTGATCCACCTCACCTTCATCGTCTCGGCGCTCGGCATCGCCTTCGTCGACAAGCTCAGCGATTCGGGCATGCGCAGGCACGCCGAGTGA
- a CDS encoding septal ring lytic transglycosylase RlpA family protein yields MGIRRSDSVLRAARGIAAVATCLALANCASSNKFASRVDPKYGVSSSPRVVAFGDPVPKGGGTYRVGKPYVVAGRTYVPEEDVNYRAEGMASWYGDDFHGRLTANGEVFDMTSLTAAHPTLPMPSYARVTNISNGKSLIVRVNDRGPYHGNRLIDVSNKAAELLEFKGNGVAKVRVEYVGRAPLEGSDDRQLMATLRTGIPAPSPSMVRVASARPFVPELPSSNRGAIRGEVPTPEGRPYNLGNTSADMASLNATSEVSASSRSRGRGRALQNARAVSYDEDGRYATENAPSSADGAAEARSILSGRGLY; encoded by the coding sequence ATGGGGATCCGACGGTCAGATTCGGTTTTGCGGGCCGCACGCGGTATTGCCGCGGTCGCGACCTGCCTCGCGCTTGCCAATTGCGCCTCCTCGAACAAGTTCGCCAGCCGGGTCGATCCGAAATACGGCGTGTCCTCGAGCCCGCGGGTCGTGGCGTTTGGGGATCCGGTTCCGAAAGGCGGCGGCACCTACCGAGTCGGCAAGCCCTACGTTGTGGCCGGCCGGACCTACGTGCCGGAGGAGGACGTCAACTACCGCGCCGAGGGTATGGCGTCCTGGTACGGCGACGATTTCCACGGCCGCCTGACCGCCAATGGCGAAGTGTTCGACATGACCTCGCTGACGGCGGCGCATCCGACCCTGCCGATGCCGTCCTATGCGAGGGTGACCAATATCTCGAACGGCAAATCGCTGATCGTGCGCGTCAACGACCGCGGGCCCTATCACGGCAACCGGCTCATCGACGTCTCGAACAAAGCCGCTGAACTCCTTGAATTCAAAGGCAATGGCGTCGCCAAGGTCCGTGTCGAATATGTCGGCCGGGCGCCGCTGGAAGGCTCCGACGACCGCCAGCTGATGGCGACCCTGCGTACCGGAATCCCGGCGCCGTCGCCCTCGATGGTGCGGGTTGCCTCGGCAAGGCCCTTCGTGCCGGAGCTGCCATCGTCGAACCGCGGCGCCATTCGCGGCGAGGTTCCGACGCCGGAAGGGCGGCCCTATAATCTCGGCAACACCTCCGCCGACATGGCGTCGCTCAACGCGACCTCGGAGGTGTCGGCATCGAGCCGCAGCCGGGGCCGAGGCCGGGCGCTCCAGAACGCGCGCGCCGTGTCCTATGACGAGGATGGCCGCTACGCGACCG